CGCGGAGCTGATGCGCGACGCCCTCGACGCCGCCCCCGACCGCGGCGCCGTCCTGGCCCGCTTCCTCGGGTCCATCCCCGAGGACGAGCGCGCCGCCCTGCGCGACCTCCTCGACTGACCCCTGCTGCCACACTTCCCGTGTGATGGAGCTGACCGCGCTGGGGCTGCTGCTCCTGGGTGTCGTGCTGGCCGAGCCGGCCAGCCGGGCACTCGCGCGGGCGCACTGGCCCGCCCGCGACCCCGTCGGCGCCCTGCTGGTCTGGCAGGCGGTCGGCCTGGCGGGCGGGCTGTCGCTGCTCGGCGCGGGCGTCGTCTACGGGCTCGCCCCGCTGGGACCCACCCTGCCGTCCGCGCTGCGGGCGATCGACGCGTCGGCGCCGGAGCGGCTCGGCGTCACCCACGTCGTCGCGCTGGTGCTGGCCCTGCTGCTCGCGCTGCGCCTGGTCGGCGTGCTCGTGGCGATCACCGTGCGCACCCAGCGGGCCCGGCGCCGCCACCGCGACCTGCTCGACGTCCTCGGCACGCCCTGGCCCGCCGCCCCCGGCGCCCGCGTGCTCGACCACCCCGTCCCGGTCGCCTACTGCCTGCCCGGGCTGCGCAGCAGGCTCGTGCTCTCCGTCGGGGTCCTGGACAGGCTCGACCCGGCCGGGGTCCGTGCGGTGCTCGCGCACGAGCGCGCCCACCTGCGCGAACGCCACGACCTCGTCGTCCTGCCGTTCGTCGCGTGGGGGGCGACCGCGCCGTTCGTGCAGGGGATGGTGTGCGCGCAGGTGGCGGTGGCGGCGCTGATCGAGATGCGGGCCGACGACGTCGCGGCGTCCGGGTCGCGGTCGGCGGAGCTGGTGGGGGCGCTGCGGACGATGGGCGGAGCGGCCCCGGCCGCGGCGCTGAGCTCGTTCACCACCGCCCTCGACCGCAGGCTCGCCCGCATCACCGAACCGCCCGCGCCGCTCCCGCTCGCCCTGTGGGCCCTGGTCCGGCTCTCCGCACTGGCCCTCGTGGCCGTGCCGACGGCGCTGCTGTTCCTGAGCTGACCGGTCCCCGGCCCGCTCCTCGGCGGCGGGTCCTCAGCGCAGCGGCGCCGCGGCCGCCCGCAGCGACCCGAGCATCTCCGACCACGACCCGAGCAGGGTCGTCTCGTGGTAGGGCACCCCGATCTCGGTGCAGAACTCCCGGACGACCGCACGGGCCCGTCGCTGGCGCGGGGTCGGCATCGAGGGGAACAGGTGGTGCTCGATCTGGTGGTTGAGCCCGCCCATCGCCACGTGCAGCAGCCCGTCGGTGAGCCGGCCGCCCCGGACGTTGCGCGAGGTGAGGACCTGCTTGCGCAGGAAGTCCATGCGCTCGGTCGGCATC
This sequence is a window from Pseudonocardia petroleophila. Protein-coding genes within it:
- a CDS encoding M56 family metallopeptidase; this translates as MELTALGLLLLGVVLAEPASRALARAHWPARDPVGALLVWQAVGLAGGLSLLGAGVVYGLAPLGPTLPSALRAIDASAPERLGVTHVVALVLALLLALRLVGVLVAITVRTQRARRRHRDLLDVLGTPWPAAPGARVLDHPVPVAYCLPGLRSRLVLSVGVLDRLDPAGVRAVLAHERAHLRERHDLVVLPFVAWGATAPFVQGMVCAQVAVAALIEMRADDVAASGSRSAELVGALRTMGGAAPAAALSSFTTALDRRLARITEPPAPLPLALWALVRLSALALVAVPTALLFLS